GAGGAGGGTAAGCCATGTGAATACAACATGTTAGTAGATCCTTTATAAGCTAAGGCTTTAGGGCTGACCGGGAATACTTGTTGCTTTTTTTAGTTAAGAGAGGGCCAAAAAGAATAAGGAATCGTGTCACTGGTTGATAAGGACCATAAGCCCGGGGGGCAGGTCAAATTTCCCTTTCCAAACCTAAAGAGGTTTCCAGCCAGTTAATTAAACAGAAAAAAAAAGATCTTACTGTAATGGTAATTGCTGTTTTCCGTTGAAAGGAAGTAACGTATATGAAAAGAGTACCCTTGTTAAATTTATATGTGGATAGCACTTCAATGGATGGAGTTGTTGAAAACCTGTTTGAAAGAATAGAGCATAGGATAAAAAGCAGTGTGTTTTTTGTTAACGCGTTAAAAGCGTATGAAATCGATAAGGATTCAAAGCTGCTACATATCATGAACTCTTTTGATTTTGTACTTGCCGATGGCATGCCGCTCGTTTGGATCTCAAAGTGGCTTGGTGAAGCATTGCCTGGCAGAGTTAACGGAACCGACTTGTTCGAACGGTTATTGAAAGAGGCCGAATCACGCGATAAATCGGTGTACTTTCTGGGGGCCAAAGAAGAGAATCTAAACCAAATGATCGAAGTGGTAAAAAAGCGCTACCCCAATCTACAGATCGCCGGATGGAGAAACGGGTACTTTAACGGTGAAGAAAACAGTGGGGTGGTGGACGGTATCAACAAATCCGGGGCTGATATCTTGTTTTTAGGATTTGGCAGTCCCAAAAAAGAGCTGTGGGCCTATGAAAATATGAGTTCCTTGTCGGTATCGGTAGTACAGGGGGTGGGAGGGAGTTTTGATGTTTTATCCGGTCTGGTAAAAAGGGCTCCCAAATGGATGCAAAAATGTGGCTTAGAGTGGTTTTACCGGTTCTGTAAAGAGCCAAGAAGAATGTTCAAACGGTATCTGATAACCAATACCTTCTTTATCGCGCTGTTTTTAAAATGTTATTGTAAGGAGTTGAAATCTAAGGTCAGATGGGCCTAATTTGGACGCGGAGGCGCAGGGAGGAGAGAGACGCTGAGGTAGAGGGATTTTTACACGCGGAGGGGCGGAGACGCAGAGAGGGAAAAGAAATCGCGTGGTATTCAACGATTTCTTTTGTTAATGAAATTATCTGCGGGAAATACCCCCTTCTGCCTTACCATACGGCCACTGCTCTGGATCCCTGCCCTGTAAGGGCAATCCATTTATAGCCAGGTCTTTCAAGGCCTGGAGGCGCAGGGAGGAGAGGGACGCAGGGACGGAGGAGAGATACGCTGAGAGAGAGGGATTTGTTCGCGCGGAGACGCAGAGGCGCAGAGAGGGAAAAAGAAATCGCCTGTTATGCGACGTTTTCTCCTGTTAACGAAACCATCTGCAGGAAACAACCCCCTCTGCTTTACACTACTGCCACTGCTGTGGATCCCTGCCCTGTAAGGGCAGTCCATCTATAGCCAGGTCTTTCAAGGCCTGGTCCCTGGGGGCCTGAAAGGTAAATGAACGAATTTTGACGGTAAGGTTTGTTGTGAGGAATTAGAATCATTGGTGCCGGATACTGGCGGGAAGGAAAAATGGTTTATGAAGAAAAATGAATCTTACTCAGATGCGCCACGGGAAATCGCCGAAGAGATAAAAGGAAGTGAAAGGATCGAAGATTTTCTTCCCTCGCCGGATGAGATTTCACAGAGTGTTAAGAAACAGCAAACAGTATCTGTTACAATGAACCTGAAAAAAGAAACGCTAGAGCAGTATGAACGATATGCTCAGAAGCAAGGGATAGATTACCACTCATTTATTTCGGCGCTTCTGGAAAAATATGCCCAGTGTTTGTAGTATCCGGAAAATTCTCCTACCCCCGTCGGTAAATATCGCATGGGGTAGCCAACCGCGCATGCTCTGGCACTAACCTCTTTGGGGTATTATGGCTTTTGTACCGTGGTGTTTATTGTGGTGTGTGCTTTTTTTTGAACCAGCAACCACCCACCTTCACATAGGCAAACGCCTGGTAGTTGATTATAATACCCCAAAGGGGTTTTCTATATCAGCCCCTACCCGGGGCGGTTTCTCTACCTCCTTCATTCCAAATTCTCTCTTCCTCCCGCGATTATAGCTCAAGGGTCCCCCCAAACGGATCTTTTCACGCTTTCACCATTGACGCCCGGGGGTGACCCAAACTATCGCCTTTAGCCCCATAAAACTCCTTCCTAAAATCCTGGTCTCTCAAACGCCTTGCGATCGTTCCCGGTACATCTCGCTCCTCATTCCAAAACAAAAAAAATTCCCACATCTCCCCTTTTGAGAATACCTTACAGCAAAAACTAACTCTTTTGAGGTAAAACAGACATGGCATGAAATCTGTATGTTACTATCCTTGGAGGAGTTAAATTTTCAAGGAGATGTGCCATGATACATAAAGTAGTAACTTCAATTGTTTTGATACTTATCTTAAACGCTGCTTCTTCGGCAGAACTGATACGGATCGACGATGATATCATCTACGATCCACAAGCCGATCAGTACTGGTATGGCCCTCGCTTTTACCATGAAGGATTACCGGAAGAATTGCAGTATCAACCGTACATGTGGGACTACTCTATCTATTCCGGTACAGTAGCTGAAATGAACCGGGATCCTGCGCTTACCAGCCATAAATGGGGCGATTGGTATGTCGCGGGTAAAGATGATATCACTACATTTGTAGAAAACAATCTGGATGAGATTCCCCACAATTTCATAGCCGATGTTACAGGAATGAATTGGGAGATGATACAGGAGAGGTTTTTTGACAAGCAAAACCCCGCAAATCCAGATCAAAACGCGGTGATGAGGGTGGTGTCCTATCCTGAAGATTTCTGGGAAGATATGTATCCCGATGAGCCCATGCCTCCACCTTTTTATGAGATAGAATATGTAGACCATGATGATGTAGTGGTTCCCGACAGAGGTCTTCGTGGTATCTGGGTAACAGCCCGGGGAGAAAAAACCGCTGCGGTCCCTGAGCCATCTTTAATTTTCACCATGGTTGGTGCACTGGCAGGACTGTTCTTTATGAGAAGGAAAGGTGACAAACAATAACCCGTCCCACTCTAAGAACTTCCTCCTCCCCCGGGCCGCGTCGATAAAACGCCTTGCCCGGGGTTTTTTCTGTGAACAGAGACGCGGAGGGGGGCAGGAGAGAGACGCAGAGAGATAGGAGTTTTTGCGCGCGGAGACGCGGAGGCGCGGAGAGGGGGGAGAGGGGGGAGAGGGACGCTGAGGGAGAGGGTTTTTTACACGCGGAGGC
The sequence above is a segment of the Chitinispirillales bacterium ANBcel5 genome. Coding sequences within it:
- a CDS encoding WecB/TagA/CpsF family glycosyltransferase — encoded protein: MKRVPLLNLYVDSTSMDGVVENLFERIEHRIKSSVFFVNALKAYEIDKDSKLLHIMNSFDFVLADGMPLVWISKWLGEALPGRVNGTDLFERLLKEAESRDKSVYFLGAKEENLNQMIEVVKKRYPNLQIAGWRNGYFNGEENSGVVDGINKSGADILFLGFGSPKKELWAYENMSSLSVSVVQGVGGSFDVLSGLVKRAPKWMQKCGLEWFYRFCKEPRRMFKRYLITNTFFIALFLKCYCKELKSKVRWA